One Prosthecobacter debontii DNA window includes the following coding sequences:
- a CDS encoding type IV pilin protein, with amino-acid sequence MSLLPSSSNPNQRVRHLGFSLVEMMACVSIIGIIAFLAIPSITRMRADSEKNLAITRAEALNLAQASFIQVRGRTQAAIDWAAATSDEARYQLLRPYMSYAELTLLLYMPAGYTVTFNPTITTMTKMQLRGPSGTSGQEIIPY; translated from the coding sequence ATGAGCCTTTTGCCATCATCCTCCAATCCCAATCAGCGTGTCCGTCATTTGGGATTTTCGTTGGTTGAAATGATGGCTTGCGTTTCCATCATTGGGATCATTGCTTTCCTCGCTATCCCCTCCATTACACGTATGCGGGCGGACAGCGAGAAGAATCTAGCCATCACACGAGCTGAAGCTCTAAATTTGGCCCAAGCATCTTTCATCCAGGTCCGGGGGCGCACCCAGGCAGCGATCGACTGGGCCGCTGCCACGAGTGATGAAGCCCGCTATCAATTGCTGCGGCCCTACATGAGTTATGCGGAATTGACGCTCCTACTCTACATGCCGGCTGGTTATACCGTCACGTTCAATCCGACCATCACCACGATGACCAAGATGCAGCTCCGAGGGCCGTCTGGTACCAGCGGACAAGAAATCATCCCTTATTAA
- a CDS encoding Fe-S cluster protein, which translates to MITHTARPLKVVLYEGQGALPLPAESRAKVMAALLDKGYAVARVTQTAGASARASRDDHTLLLLGAFPDRLAPALEDVAGQVNIEARDITDLDTDGVLALVDKARGTKPMNEPGKWKPWFPVIDYSRCTNCMQCLSFCLFDVYGVSTDNKIQVQNNDNCKTNCPACSRVCPEVAIMFPKYQAGPINGDEVSALDHSREKMKVDISSLLGGDIYAALKDRSAAAKSRFGKERSPDKALDERKKCLTKLVSDGFIPMDVLASLPSPDEILRKAEVAKARAAAALAAQPNTEQA; encoded by the coding sequence ATGATCACTCACACCGCACGTCCGCTTAAAGTTGTGCTTTATGAAGGGCAGGGGGCCTTACCCCTACCCGCAGAATCGCGAGCAAAGGTGATGGCTGCATTGCTGGATAAAGGCTACGCGGTGGCGCGTGTGACGCAGACCGCTGGCGCGAGTGCAAGAGCCTCCCGGGATGATCACACACTTCTGTTACTCGGCGCGTTTCCTGATCGCCTAGCTCCAGCTCTGGAAGACGTGGCTGGGCAGGTTAACATTGAAGCTCGAGATATTACCGATCTCGATACCGACGGTGTCCTGGCTTTGGTGGATAAAGCTCGCGGGACCAAACCGATGAATGAGCCTGGGAAATGGAAACCCTGGTTTCCAGTGATCGACTACAGTCGCTGCACCAACTGCATGCAGTGTCTGAGCTTCTGCCTCTTTGATGTTTACGGCGTCAGCACAGACAACAAGATCCAGGTGCAGAACAATGACAACTGCAAGACCAACTGCCCAGCTTGCTCACGTGTCTGCCCTGAGGTGGCCATCATGTTCCCCAAATACCAAGCAGGGCCGATTAATGGGGACGAAGTCAGTGCTCTGGATCACAGTCGCGAGAAAATGAAGGTGGATATTTCATCTCTGCTGGGAGGAGATATTTACGCCGCTCTCAAAGATCGTAGCGCCGCCGCTAAAAGCCGTTTCGGCAAAGAACGCAGCCCTGATAAGGCCCTGGATGAGCGGAAAAAATGCCTCACGAAGCTGGTCAGCGACGGCTTCATTCCCATGGATGTGCTGGCCTCTTTACCCAGCCCCGATGAGATTTTACGCAAGGCGGAGGTGGCTAAAGCTCGAGCTGCGGCCGCACTCGCTGCCCAGCCCAACACAGAGCAGGCCTAA
- a CDS encoding prepilin-type N-terminal cleavage/methylation domain-containing protein has product MDKPRNSFVSSCLASRSNRPLRAGFSMSELIIAISILGILAGIVIVRMWGAFGASQETLATSRVEMLNSALHSWSSANREMSFMRRDETTSDELVVLRDLQYRNPNQALASVGSPYVPPEYNPGNSSSDKDFRIRWNGRTFELVRPGEAGTGLLMVFDGSDFTEPFPFPENYQSSGR; this is encoded by the coding sequence ATGGATAAGCCCCGAAACAGTTTTGTTTCTAGCTGCCTTGCCTCACGGTCTAACCGCCCGTTGAGAGCAGGTTTTTCCATGTCCGAATTGATCATCGCGATATCGATTTTGGGAATCTTAGCTGGCATCGTCATCGTCCGCATGTGGGGAGCCTTTGGAGCAAGCCAGGAAACGCTTGCCACATCCCGAGTCGAGATGCTGAATTCCGCCCTCCATTCATGGTCTTCAGCGAACCGTGAAATGAGTTTCATGCGTCGGGATGAAACCACCTCCGATGAGCTAGTCGTCCTTCGAGACCTGCAATACCGTAATCCGAATCAAGCCTTAGCCTCAGTAGGCTCGCCATATGTACCGCCTGAGTACAACCCAGGCAATTCATCTTCGGACAAAGATTTTCGTATTCGTTGGAATGGGCGCACTTTTGAACTTGTGCGTCCAGGCGAGGCAGGAACAGGGCTACTCATGGTCTTTGACGGCTCTGACTTTACGGAACCGTTTCCGTTTCCTGAGAACTATCAATCCAGTGGTCGGTGA
- a CDS encoding ArsR/SmtB family transcription factor, with protein sequence MLSLEAIADPTRRRIVEMLAQGEHTVGEIVAEFQMTAPAISQHLKVLREAGLVQSRVEGQSRIQTLNPAGLDEISIWLERTRQFWSQRLDALEQALRAEDAADQHPTKTNPKKKSTRRPNS encoded by the coding sequence ATGCTCAGTCTCGAGGCCATTGCTGATCCCACCCGCCGTCGCATTGTCGAGATGTTGGCGCAGGGTGAACACACCGTGGGTGAGATCGTGGCGGAGTTTCAAATGACGGCACCCGCCATTTCCCAGCATTTGAAGGTCTTGCGAGAGGCGGGCCTCGTCCAATCTCGAGTGGAGGGCCAATCGCGCATTCAGACACTCAATCCGGCAGGGCTGGACGAAATCTCCATCTGGCTGGAGCGCACGCGGCAGTTTTGGAGTCAGCGTCTGGATGCGCTGGAGCAAGCCCTCCGAGCCGAGGACGCAGCCGACCAACACCCGACGAAAACGAATCCCAAGAAGAAATCCACCCGCAGGCCTAACTCTTGA
- a CDS encoding SET domain-containing protein, which translates to MPDSDSQKWWIVRRSAIHQRGIFARTDIPKGTPVIEYIGEKITKAESERRGNALAEKAAKTGGAAVYIFTLNKRYDLDGGKPYNTARLINHSCEPNCEAFISRGKIWIYSKRDIAEGEELSFNYGFGLETWEDHPCRCGKPRCIGYILGEEFWPKLRRILKTKEARKEKLAALEARAEQLKQELKELETPVAKKRKSSKKKAA; encoded by the coding sequence ATGCCTGACTCAGACTCTCAAAAATGGTGGATCGTTCGTCGCTCAGCTATTCATCAGCGGGGCATCTTTGCCCGCACCGACATCCCCAAAGGCACCCCTGTCATCGAATACATCGGGGAGAAAATCACCAAGGCCGAAAGTGAACGTCGTGGTAATGCTCTGGCAGAAAAGGCAGCGAAGACGGGGGGAGCAGCCGTTTATATTTTCACGCTGAACAAGCGGTATGATCTGGATGGCGGGAAGCCCTACAACACAGCTCGCCTCATCAATCACTCGTGTGAACCGAATTGCGAAGCCTTCATCTCACGCGGCAAAATCTGGATCTATTCCAAACGCGACATCGCGGAAGGTGAAGAGCTTTCCTTCAACTACGGCTTTGGCTTGGAAACCTGGGAAGATCACCCCTGCCGCTGTGGCAAGCCTCGCTGCATTGGCTACATTTTAGGTGAGGAATTCTGGCCGAAGTTGCGCCGCATTTTAAAGACCAAAGAAGCTCGGAAAGAAAAGCTCGCCGCGTTGGAAGCACGGGCTGAACAACTGAAGCAGGAACTCAAAGAACTGGAGACACCGGTGGCGAAAAAGCGCAAATCGTCCAAGAAGAAAGCGGCCTGA
- a CDS encoding SRPBCC domain-containing protein translates to MNSSSAPSVCITRNLPFSPERVFDAWLDPTFAAKWLFATPEGEMIRAETDPRVGGHFTFTERRGGEDVEHTGEYLEISRPSRLVFTFGVPKYSADVSQVTVEIQPRGEGCTVTLTQTVAPQWAAFKHRSQLGWITILEGLAACLGDPQAALNRQPGDASQPGEVRFIRLMPGPIERVWDYLTDPDKRSQWFAGGPMELREGATLQLLFRHGLLSPDENPPEKYREVHEPGVPMKGRITQCEPPHRLGFTWEGETAEQESAVVFELFPEGNEVRLILTHRCLGSEHERADVSSGWHIHTAFLHARLSGNTPPPLWAACEKLDAEYRKRLHLVS, encoded by the coding sequence ATGAACTCTTCATCCGCCCCCTCGGTGTGCATCACCCGAAACCTCCCCTTCTCGCCAGAACGTGTGTTCGATGCTTGGCTGGATCCGACCTTTGCCGCGAAATGGTTGTTCGCGACACCCGAGGGCGAGATGATCCGTGCCGAGACGGATCCACGTGTCGGAGGCCACTTCACCTTTACGGAGCGACGCGGTGGCGAAGACGTTGAGCACACGGGTGAATATCTCGAGATCTCACGTCCTTCTCGCTTGGTCTTTACCTTCGGTGTGCCCAAGTATTCAGCCGATGTCAGTCAGGTCACGGTGGAGATTCAGCCCCGGGGTGAAGGTTGCACCGTGACACTGACCCAGACGGTGGCCCCACAATGGGCAGCCTTCAAACATCGTTCACAGCTCGGCTGGATCACTATTCTGGAAGGGCTGGCCGCATGCCTAGGCGATCCACAAGCCGCTCTCAATCGTCAACCCGGTGATGCGTCCCAGCCTGGTGAGGTGCGTTTTATCCGCCTGATGCCGGGACCTATTGAGCGCGTCTGGGATTACCTCACGGATCCAGACAAACGCAGCCAATGGTTCGCAGGCGGCCCTATGGAATTACGTGAGGGCGCAACTCTCCAACTGCTTTTCCGACACGGTCTGCTATCGCCCGATGAAAATCCTCCTGAGAAATACCGAGAGGTCCATGAACCCGGAGTCCCCATGAAAGGCCGCATCACTCAATGCGAGCCTCCTCATCGGCTCGGCTTCACCTGGGAAGGCGAAACAGCCGAGCAAGAGTCCGCAGTCGTTTTTGAACTCTTCCCAGAAGGCAACGAGGTACGCCTAATTTTAACTCACCGTTGCCTGGGCAGCGAGCATGAACGCGCCGATGTCAGCTCCGGCTGGCATATCCACACCGCCTTCCTTCATGCACGTCTCAGTGGCAACACGCCCCCACCGCTCTGGGCGGCCTGTGAAAAGCTGGACGCGGAGTATCGAAAGCGTTTGCACCTCGTTTCTTAA
- a CDS encoding type II secretion system protein — translation MKKVNLNSSLKAGFSLVEMLVVIAIIGIIAAIAIPNIGNINDSAKQATAQRNAQSVASVMNAAIAAGYEPAWSTIDDVLTSAQGDTVKPTSGPFNGKVFTVGDIDDEEEAAVKTYLEWDDTNKQVKYKAKNDTAP, via the coding sequence ATGAAAAAAGTTAATCTTAACAGCTCCCTGAAAGCTGGTTTCTCCCTGGTGGAAATGCTCGTGGTGATCGCGATCATCGGCATCATCGCTGCGATCGCCATCCCAAACATCGGTAACATCAACGACAGCGCCAAGCAGGCGACCGCCCAGCGTAACGCCCAGTCCGTGGCTTCCGTCATGAATGCCGCTATCGCTGCCGGCTATGAGCCAGCTTGGTCTACCATCGACGATGTGCTGACCTCTGCTCAGGGTGACACCGTCAAGCCTACCTCGGGCCCATTCAACGGCAAAGTGTTCACCGTGGGTGACATTGATGACGAAGAAGAAGCTGCTGTGAAGACCTACCTTGAGTGGGACGACACCAACAAGCAGGTCAAGTACAAGGCGAAGAACGACACCGCCCCTTGA
- a CDS encoding Gfo/Idh/MocA family protein codes for MQPTLQIALVGAGMFGGDVHLRAYADLQRFGIAGQLARVGLDKYSRELAPVQIDLVAVATRSEKSALKSAAAFKEWTGHEPKAYHGDTPWDDILRDFPDLDILAVATPDHLHTQPILAALARGVHVLTEKPMCLSIQESDEIIAAAKAKNCIVAVDMHKRYDPDHLRIRDDIQNRIGPPLYGTAYLEEPLEVSTSTFKWVESSDPFSYVGPHWTDLIWSYYKSKPVSLTAVGQKKRLIRDGINAYDAVQVRVDFDNGMSINFHNNWVTPADFEGPVNQGHEIVGADGKVESDQQYRGFRWWNQGGGSRTSNNHFTRDVMRPDGTKGYIGYGVDSLTVGIVAISRVKFAGESRDAVADLYPTAEEARITSALVDAAAKVRDLNFKYMQEGKGATVTARFGEDGITIIDPNRIAEGAEAVFEKIYDKPL; via the coding sequence ATGCAACCAACCCTTCAGATTGCCCTCGTCGGAGCCGGTATGTTCGGCGGAGATGTCCACCTACGTGCCTATGCAGATCTTCAGCGATTTGGAATCGCTGGGCAGTTAGCTCGGGTCGGGTTAGACAAGTATTCGCGTGAGCTCGCGCCCGTCCAAATTGACCTCGTTGCGGTGGCTACCCGCTCGGAGAAGTCGGCGTTGAAGTCAGCCGCAGCATTCAAAGAATGGACCGGGCACGAGCCGAAGGCTTATCATGGGGATACCCCGTGGGACGATATCCTGCGCGATTTCCCAGATCTCGATATCTTAGCCGTCGCAACACCAGATCATCTTCATACGCAGCCCATCCTCGCTGCTTTGGCGCGTGGTGTACATGTCCTGACAGAGAAGCCCATGTGCCTAAGCATCCAGGAGTCAGATGAAATCATCGCTGCGGCTAAAGCCAAGAACTGCATCGTCGCTGTGGATATGCATAAGCGCTACGATCCTGATCACCTGCGCATTCGTGATGATATCCAGAACCGCATTGGGCCGCCACTTTATGGTACAGCCTATTTGGAAGAGCCGCTGGAAGTCAGCACCAGCACTTTCAAATGGGTGGAGTCTTCTGATCCATTTAGCTATGTGGGCCCGCACTGGACGGATCTGATTTGGTCCTATTATAAATCCAAACCTGTTAGCTTGACCGCCGTTGGGCAGAAGAAGCGCCTCATCCGCGACGGCATCAATGCCTATGACGCGGTCCAAGTCCGTGTGGACTTTGACAACGGAATGAGCATCAATTTCCATAACAACTGGGTGACTCCAGCCGACTTTGAAGGGCCTGTGAATCAGGGACACGAGATTGTGGGGGCAGATGGCAAAGTGGAGAGTGATCAGCAGTATCGAGGCTTCCGTTGGTGGAATCAGGGCGGAGGCTCACGCACGAGCAATAACCACTTTACCCGTGATGTGATGCGCCCCGATGGCACCAAAGGGTATATCGGTTACGGGGTGGATAGTCTGACCGTGGGGATTGTGGCCATCAGCCGGGTCAAGTTTGCGGGAGAAAGCCGAGATGCCGTGGCGGATCTTTACCCAACTGCTGAGGAGGCACGCATCACCAGTGCCCTGGTGGATGCCGCTGCCAAAGTGAGGGACCTTAATTTCAAGTACATGCAGGAAGGCAAGGGCGCGACCGTGACGGCGCGCTTCGGTGAAGACGGTATCACGATCATTGATCCCAATCGCATCGCGGAAGGAGCCGAGGCCGTGTTTGAAAAAATCTACGACAAGCCTTTGTGA
- a CDS encoding TonB-dependent receptor, whose product MMQKKYILTPLFALAGLLPGQTVELPAATDKPKKEESASAVLPEIVVTATRTEEESIKVPAQVRQLSAKQLQERQVRSLPEALKELPGVNVQKTANAQGSPYIRGFTGFRNLALIDGIRFNNSTFRDGPNQYWNTIDSYAIDHLELVPGQGSVLYGSDAIGGTLNLFTKSSNFREESPGYFFHGLTSWRGSTAEESNVGRQEFQFGEGGKWGLHLGASLKSFGNVHAAGIGDQPETGYDEWAYDLRLDVALDDHWTLTAVHQQLRQNDAWRTHQTREGISWHGTTIGNDTKRAYDQERSLSYLRLDGHDLDNSLGFIDAASFTVSLQSANEYEHRVRYDQPGTPPPADRVDYSQVELRTLGLDLQLQSDTSLGRFIYGVDYYRDWVSSGSQRYRRNGTLHSMGVQGPVGDDATYDLLGAFLNYEVDLGSRVHLFLGARETYARADIGRFNNPATAAAVDSFTDDWTNFSASGRMVVDLDEQDHFKLFVGISQGFRAPNLSDLSRLDTALSGETELPSPELDPEQFINYEIGLKAETEHFSGSLSYFYTQMEDVIIRRPIGGNAAIKDNAGEGYIQGVEFTGEVRFNSSWSIFGHVTWTEGRLDQYPRANDPTIRQENASRVVPWMGRAGIRWQTADRRIWTELVSLSHSQYDHLTSGDLRDTQRMPRDGNPSFNLVSLRGGWQITPNLGVTLAVENLLDEEYRYTGSGSNEPGLGVVGGVTLTF is encoded by the coding sequence ATGATGCAGAAAAAATACATCCTGACGCCCTTGTTTGCTCTGGCTGGTCTCTTGCCTGGGCAAACGGTCGAGCTGCCTGCGGCTACCGATAAGCCTAAAAAGGAAGAGTCCGCTTCGGCAGTCCTCCCTGAGATTGTCGTTACAGCGACTCGCACAGAGGAAGAGTCCATCAAGGTACCTGCACAGGTTCGTCAGCTTTCGGCGAAACAATTGCAGGAACGACAAGTCCGCAGCTTGCCTGAAGCCTTGAAAGAGCTGCCTGGCGTGAATGTGCAAAAGACGGCCAATGCGCAGGGATCCCCCTACATTCGAGGATTCACGGGCTTTCGTAACTTGGCCTTGATTGACGGAATCCGATTCAATAACTCGACCTTCCGTGACGGGCCTAACCAGTATTGGAATACCATCGATTCCTATGCAATTGACCATCTGGAATTGGTGCCAGGGCAGGGTTCCGTGCTCTATGGCAGTGATGCCATTGGCGGCACCTTGAACCTATTCACCAAAAGCTCGAATTTCCGTGAGGAATCTCCAGGCTACTTCTTCCATGGACTAACCTCATGGCGCGGTTCAACGGCAGAAGAGAGTAATGTCGGACGTCAGGAGTTCCAGTTTGGTGAAGGTGGCAAATGGGGATTGCACCTCGGCGCCAGCTTGAAGTCTTTTGGCAATGTGCATGCCGCAGGGATTGGAGATCAACCCGAGACGGGTTATGATGAGTGGGCTTATGATCTGCGTTTGGACGTTGCTCTAGACGACCATTGGACGCTTACAGCCGTTCATCAGCAATTGCGGCAAAATGATGCTTGGCGCACCCATCAGACCCGGGAGGGAATATCCTGGCATGGAACGACCATCGGCAACGACACCAAACGTGCCTATGATCAAGAGCGTTCACTGTCTTACCTACGACTGGATGGGCATGATTTAGACAATTCCCTCGGTTTCATCGACGCGGCCAGCTTCACGGTGTCTTTGCAAAGTGCCAATGAGTATGAGCACCGGGTGAGATATGATCAGCCAGGCACCCCACCTCCGGCGGACCGTGTGGACTACAGCCAGGTCGAATTACGGACCTTGGGACTCGACCTTCAATTGCAAAGCGATACTTCCTTGGGCCGGTTCATTTACGGCGTGGATTATTATCGGGATTGGGTCAGCAGTGGCAGCCAGCGCTACCGCCGGAATGGCACGCTGCACTCCATGGGCGTGCAGGGACCAGTCGGGGATGATGCGACTTATGATTTGTTAGGCGCATTCCTGAATTATGAGGTGGATCTCGGCTCGCGTGTGCATCTGTTCCTGGGAGCTCGTGAGACCTACGCACGTGCAGACATTGGCCGCTTTAATAACCCGGCGACAGCAGCTGCGGTGGATTCCTTCACCGACGATTGGACGAACTTTTCTGCTAGTGGTCGCATGGTTGTGGACCTTGATGAACAGGACCATTTTAAACTCTTTGTAGGCATTTCACAGGGGTTTCGAGCCCCCAATCTTTCCGACCTCTCTCGCCTGGATACTGCGCTCAGTGGGGAGACGGAATTGCCTTCGCCTGAGTTGGATCCTGAGCAATTCATCAATTATGAGATCGGTCTGAAAGCGGAAACTGAGCACTTCAGCGGTAGCCTGAGCTATTTCTACACTCAGATGGAGGATGTCATCATTCGTCGTCCAATCGGAGGAAATGCGGCTATCAAGGACAATGCTGGAGAAGGCTACATTCAGGGAGTCGAGTTCACGGGCGAAGTTCGCTTCAATTCCAGCTGGTCCATCTTTGGACATGTAACGTGGACTGAAGGCCGCCTCGATCAGTATCCGCGTGCGAATGATCCCACCATTCGTCAAGAAAATGCCAGCCGAGTCGTGCCGTGGATGGGGCGAGCTGGCATTCGCTGGCAGACCGCGGATCGGCGCATCTGGACTGAACTGGTCAGTCTCTCCCATTCACAATATGACCATTTGACCTCTGGAGACCTGCGCGACACCCAACGCATGCCGCGTGATGGCAATCCGAGCTTCAATCTCGTTTCTCTGCGGGGTGGTTGGCAAATCACGCCAAATCTCGGGGTGACATTGGCTGTCGAGAACCTGTTGGATGAGGAATATCGCTACACGGGGTCCGGTTCCAATGAACCTGGGTTAGGTGTGGTCGGTGGCGTAACGCTGACTTTTTAA
- a CDS encoding type II secretion system protein: MPPRKPIRSAFTFVEAIFTIAIIGIMAALAVSAISNGARDANRIVARQQQSAVQEAVNAWVMSQTRVRSSVNGQETAQVQTLSAIRAIYNALPTTSAKFEKLRPDPTNTDPNKRAGFLDATTVAHFDEYKSKAGSDKLISSALYGAKQYLTLPAWEDGDMPRVVLMDE; encoded by the coding sequence ATGCCCCCAAGGAAACCCATTCGTTCTGCCTTCACTTTCGTGGAGGCCATTTTCACCATCGCCATCATTGGCATCATGGCCGCGCTAGCCGTCAGTGCTATTTCGAACGGAGCACGCGATGCGAACCGGATCGTTGCCCGCCAACAACAGTCCGCCGTGCAGGAAGCTGTGAACGCGTGGGTCATGTCCCAGACCCGTGTGCGCTCCAGCGTCAATGGACAGGAGACCGCTCAAGTTCAGACACTCAGTGCGATTCGGGCCATCTACAATGCTTTGCCGACGACCTCGGCCAAGTTTGAGAAGCTCCGCCCAGACCCCACCAACACAGACCCCAATAAGCGGGCTGGATTTCTCGATGCCACCACCGTGGCACATTTTGACGAGTACAAAAGCAAAGCGGGATCTGATAAGCTGATCTCTTCGGCTCTTTATGGGGCCAAACAATACCTCACTCTCCCAGCATGGGAAGACGGAGATATGCCGCGAGTCGTTCTCATGGATGAGTAA